TACAACAAATGATATGTAAAAgtataaaatcatatataattatgcacattttaatacacaaatgttaatgattgttttgtttaaactaagaGCAAGGCGCACCattgaaaataaagaatatcGATTTTAACAACGCGTGAAAGCGAGGGCGTCTCACATAAATTCTTATAACGAAAGACCCGAAAGTATTACCAAATTTAGAATAGCCAGTCGTCGCATGGCCTTGACTTTCCTGACAGCATTAAGAACACTAACTTCGTGTTCTATGGCCATTTTCTGCAGCAGGAGTGCCACCACACAGAACAGACCCGTTCTATCTGCCCCATCACTGTTATCAACAAttattacatacatttaaaaaaatcaatttagttaaaaaaatgtttgaatgataaatatggagctcatttgaaaaaatacacttGTATGTCATTTTAGCCCGATTGTGAAGATAAGCTGATATATACATCGTAGAGTTCAAGTTTTGTGTACAAGTAAAACAAGACTATAAAGCCTTACAAACAATGAAGAAGTATCGGTCCATCTTTGTTTCCTTTTTCCTCCACGTCATTTAGAAAGGTAAGGAAATGTTCAACAGAACGAGGGACATTCTTCACTTCATCCCACTCAGTGAACTGCATATGCGACAGAGTTTTCTCAGAAGGGCGCTAAAAATAAAGGCAGTTTCTATGAAAACAGTTATTGTTAAGTTCAATCCTCATTATTTCAGGCATATATTGCGTTTCTTAATACGCGCTCAACTGTATTTTGAACAAAAGAAAAGCGGCTTATTTGTTGTCTAACGGAACAcatttcaaataacatttgatTGTCGTATTTTTTGTCGCaagcaaaaatgttttccatCATTTGATGGACATTAATACCGAATGATGAAGCGATAACAATGATAATGTTACTTCTTTGTTACTCATATTACCCCTGTAGCACTCTTATGTCGTATCGTAAGGTTTCTCATTGCATAATGTGGTTTTCTCGTTTCACGTGAGGAGCTGACTTCAAATGACCCCTTCTGTAGCGCCTGCATGTTTTCCGCCGGGTAGTAAATTCCAACATTCTGTTAGAAAGGGTCATATactattatttacttttaaaaggaATTTAACATTTTGGATTAGCTTCAACGTTGATTTGATGAACGCcactatttttataattatattatatatgtactgAGTTGTGTGTGgagttttttgctgttgttaCATGCTTcttttttgtgattatttttattttgtattctatgtccttggcgttgaccctgtgccattaaacgaggTCTATGTTTAAACGTTCGACTACTCTACTTGTTCCTATATTTTCGTAATTAAATCTTCCAGTAAGGAAATAATGTGTGTATTATTTACCCTTTGTTTGTCCATGTCTGGTTCAAAGCTGACGATACATGAACAGTTTTCTTGGACAACCAATGTCAGAAAGTCAGTAACGGTCTCTGGCAACGGGGTCTGTGCAACCAGAAATCGGCGTTTTTCTTTGAAACTCTGAAGGAGGGAAAACATTAACATCACTTTCCTTACTTTGCATGTAAGACAAGCATATCATAATACTTTAAAAGTGAAAACCCCAATAactacattgaaaaaaaataagacaaaaattgagttataattataattaatattctGGATCTCGTCGGTCTTATTTGAATCACTTTTACTGTCgtgtaaacaatatttgttattttctatgaTTGTCATGGCTGCTTAAAACCATCAGAAAACTGTTCAACtgctaatattttaaaaatataaatatcaagcAAAGAAATTGATTTGAATTGCAATTATATATGAACACTTCACTTGTATGTCTCAGTATGTAGAgcgtttgattttaaaatattggtaGAGCGTGTTCCGGGTTCGATCCCCAAGCTAAACGCATCTTTTTCTGACATATATTTGATTCGAAGCCACACGAGTgtcacattttgtttttctggcAACCTGCTACGTTCACTCTGAataaaattgtacacaaccactggaaTATAGGaaaaacaagttgtttgataggtaacctaaatattcttggatacccgggtcaaggtcactgcacatcatcTCTATGAGGACAACATTCGTACCAaattatatggtaatccatcaatgcataattaagttatagcgcggacatgagcatgtgtactttgacctttaaatgtctcgtgtgaccttgacctttgatgtatgGACCCGGGTTAAGGTCACTGCATATCGTttcaataaggacaacatttgtaccaaataatatggtaatccatcaatgcataagtaagttataccCCGGACGCGAAATAttacggacagacagacagacagacagatggacatacggacagactgacagacggacgaagtgcattcGTATAATTCCCTCCCACACTCCGTGGGGATTAACAAATCTTCACCCACATGTATGTACACAGCATTGATGTAATCAGAAGATCCTGTTGCCAACCCTAAGTGGAGTCTTGGTCGGTTTTCATCACCTTAAATCAAAAGTATGTATGCGCTTTATTGTAGGCCACTGAATGTACTTTGTCTTGTGTTATTATATTACGTGCAATAGTGTTTGTCTAGATTTACGTTAAAGATAATAGTCACGATATTCGGACGCAGTTTTCAatgcatatatttgttatttatgctGCTATCATGTAAATAATCTAGGTAAATACTATTGATAACTAAAAGGAAGAAGGAAATATTCACCCGGTATATCTGCATTAGCCCGGTTTTTAGCCAAGTGCTGTTTGTTTCTTACGACTGCGTTTGCTTCCTGTTTCGATCGCTGTTCAACGGTGTGCTGAAGTTGCTGTAAAGTATTTGAACTCGTCATTGTTTAGCAAACATGAGTTTAAAGACATGGTAAACATGATACTATCTGGATTCATAAACGGTagttaaaatgtgaaatgttaTATCGTCTAACATGTAAAAAGCCATTGTAGGATGGTATAATTACAAACGTTGATTAAATACGACACTAGCGGTTTTAGAGGGGGTGGGGCGCACCAAATCgtccaaattttcattttatttcaatatgggagaagataagtaataaaacatgctcaaaatgcaccatatttgactacaaattgttacaaTGGTCTTGAGGAAGTAACACCAATCACACATCCAAATAGTTTACGACATATATTGTCGGTTCTTAGAGAGGTAcacatgtcaaaaggttgcgcccctaagtaacgccccctctaacgtcaatccCTGGCCCGTCCCTGTACGATGACCTATAAGGATTAAGCTTctattttatatctatttacCTGAAATTGCCTGTTTAGGtcagttgtttttgttgtcttcATGTACTGTTGAAAGTGTTCGGCCTTGATCGGTGTACAATTGAAAGTCAGGGAATACACAACGGCCTTTTGGAGATATTGATACTGCTCCTACAAACAATtggtaataaaaaaactaaaacataaatatatgaatgtGATAATGTAACCCCTGACATGGCGTAAAAactaaatgatcaaaacaataatgtaaCTTCCTTTCTATGAATTCCTTCCTGTTGTAGATGCAGGAAAACATTCACAGCAGgacactattttattttataaaaatatatgacaatgacaggacagaaaatgaaaatgaattaaacacaCCATATGAAATATAATCGCTGTCAGCTTTAAAACGCCAAGAAGAATACTAGCTATCATTTATATGTGAATATGTGCTTGAACATAGTTACGGCGAAACAAATGTATTATACACAAGTCTGTATCATGTTCGGCCTGTTCTGTCGCATGTTGACCACACATCCAGGGATATCAACCGCTTGTTCAGCTTCACCCTCCCTCGTCAGGATGTCCAGAGCAATGTATGTGCCAGTTCGTCCTACACCAGCACTGCAAGGAACTATATTAGATAAAATGGATATATCTCTCTTTATCCTAAACTAAAAcggttatttctttaaaaaaggtCTGACACTTAAATTAGCCAGTAAACGATACATTTTGAAGAtatgattaaaatgaataacattgtAATTGGAGAAAAGTGTAAAGTACATCCTGTTCTATTGATAGAATGCAGGATGCActaaatttattgtaaatatggtgttttagttaaaattaataattttgcatCAATGCTACGCGCCACTTTGAAAGCACGAACTTATGTGTCACAAAtctatatttatcataatagcgtgtgttaaatatttgataaaatctaAGCTTCAAAGTTTAATTTCCGTAAAGACCTCCAAATAAGCAATCATCTGTTAAAATacagtaattgaaaaatggcAAAAAAGCAACGAAGACATAACATTAATGCGGACAATTAACGAATTTACTGAAAAAGGTAGACACAACAGCATCACAAAACTATACCTGCAAATGACCACCGTAGGTCCTTTATACGTTGTAGGGGTATTCAGTACTCTTTGTCTGAACTCACAAAACTATACATGCAGTGGACCACAGTAGGTCCTTTATATGTTGTAGGAGTAATCAGTACTCTTTGTCTGAACTCACAATACTATACCTGCAGTGGACCACAGTAGGTCCTTTATATGTTGTAGGAGTATTCAGTACTCTTTGTCTGAACTCACAATACTATACCTGCAGTGGACCACAGTAGGTCCTTTATACGTTGTAGGAGTAATCAGTACTCTTTGTCTGAACTCACAATACTATACATGCAGGGGACCACAGTAGGTCCTTTATACGTTGTAGGGGTATTCAGTACTCTTTGCCTGAACTCACAATACTATACATGCAGGGGACCACAGTAGGTCCTTTATACGTTGTAGGAGTAATCAGTACTCTTTGTCTGAACTCACAATATTATACCTGCAGTGGACCACAGTAGGTCCTTTATATGTTGTAGGAGTAATCAGTACTCTTTGTCTGAACTCACAATACTATACATGCAGTGGACCACAGTAGGTCCTTTATACGTTGTAGGGGTATTCAGTACTCTTTGCCTGAACTCACAATACTATACATGCAGTGGACCACAGTAGGTCCTTTATATGTTGTAGGAGTATTCAGTACTCTTTGTCTGAACTCACAATACTATACATGCAGTGGACCACAGTAGGTCCTTTATATGTTGTAGGGGTATTCAGTACTCTTTGCCTGAACTCACAATACTATACCTGCAGTGGACTACAGTAGGTCCTTTATATGTTGTAGGAGTATTCAGTACTCTTTGTTTGAACTCACAAAACTATACCTGCAGTGGACCACAGTAGGTCCTTTATACGTTGTAGGGGTATTCAGTACTCTTTGTCTGAACTCACAAAACTATACATGCAGTGGACCACAGTAGGTCCTTTATACGTTGTAGGAGTATTCAGTACTCTTTGTCTGAACTCACAACACTATACCTGCAGTGGACCACAGTAGGTCCTTTATACGTTGTAGGGGTATTCAGTACTCTTTGTCTGAACTCACAACACTATACCTGCAGTGGACCACAGTAGGTCCTTTATATGTGGTAGGGGTATTCAGTACTCTTTGTCTGAACTCACAAAACTATACATGCAGTGGACCACAGTAGGTCCTTTTTACGTTGTAGGGGTATTCAGTACTCTTTGGTCCTTTATATGTTGTAGGAGTATTCAGTACTCTTTGTCTGAACTCATAGAACTATACATGCAGTGGACCACAGTAGGTCCTTTATATGTTGTAGGAGTATTCAGTACTCTTTGTCTGAACTCACAAAACTATACATGCAGTGGACCACAGTAGGTCCTTTATATGTTGTAGGGGTATTCAGTACTCTTTGTCTGAACTCACAAAACTATACATGCAGTGGACCACAGTAGGTCCTTTATATGTTGTAGGAGTATTCAGTACTCTTTGTCTGAACTCACAAAACTATACATGCAGTGGACCACAGTAGGTCCTTTATATGTTGTTGGGGTATTCAGTACTCACTGTCTGAACTCACAACACTATACCTGCAGTGGACCACAGTAGGTCCTTTATATTTGGTAGGGGTATTCAGTACTCGTTGTCTGAACTCACAAAACTATACCTGCAGTGGACCACAGTAGGTCCTTTATATGTTGTAGGGGTATTCAGTACTCTTTGTCTGAACTCACAAAACTATACATGCAGTGGACCACAGTAGGTCCTTTATATGTTGTAGGAGTATTCAGTACTCTTTGTCTGAACTCACAAAACTATACCTGCAGTGGACCACAGTAGGTCCTTTATATGTTGTAGGAGTATTCAGTACTCTTTGTCTGAACTCACAACACTATACCTGCAGTGGAGCACATTAGGTCCTTTATACGTTGTAGGAGTATACAGTACTCTTTGTCTGAACTCACAAAACTATACCTGCAGTGGACCACAGTAGGTCCTTTATATGTTGTAGGGGTATTCAGTACTCTTTGTCTGAACTCACAAAACTATACCTGCAGTGGACCACAGTAGGTCCTTTATATGTTGTAGGGGTATTCAGTACTCTTTGTCTGAACTCACAAAACTATACCTGCAGTGGACCACAGTAGGTCCTTTATATGTGGTAGGGGTATCCAGTACTCGTCTGAACTCACAAAGCTATACCTGCAGTGGACCACAGTAGGTCCTTTATATGTTGTAGGAGTATTCAGTACTCTTTGTCTGAACTCAATGATTGCAGTGACATCGTCAGGAATGCCTTTGTCCGGCCAACAAGTGAAGTGCAGATGGTACAGGGTTCTTTCTTCAGAGGACTTTGAGAatgcaaacatatttgttgtttttagcaAGATAACACTTATACGGGTAATATGAACGATACAAGTGTGTAACAACCTCatgaaaacatgattaataatattttctatgattgacttaaatatcgtctttgaattTCCAGTGTTCGCATTGTGTACGTGCAGTATGCAGCAACGGTATTATACAATTTCACATTACTgaattgtacatttaaaaatttcTTTAGCCGTTCCTATTGCGTTTAAGAGTAAAAGGAGCATTAGTTGCGAACATCATTACAAGGAAATCAAATGCATTtgtgaaaatatgaattatactTCCGTAAACTTTGTTACACTGACTGTTTAAGTGGTTTCATGTCAAACATTATTCCGATTTATTATGTGCTTTTCGATGCTAAATAGAGATGTATCAGTGAAATTTCAATGCTTTGAAATTTTAGGACTgtgacacaatttcaacgacgtcatttccgaaataacGTTCCTATCGCATATAATTTGGCGCACTTTCTTTACAAAACCTACAATAcactgtcattttatttttattttttggcatgcaattaaaaataaatttcagtaTTAGTTCGCAATACATTTCACCTCGCGAGCATCAACAGTGAATATAGCTTTTGTTCACCAGGTGAAGTataatacgatcttacactgaaacaaacaattggcCTCTACATGTATGACGAAAAACAgctaaatttaacaatttacaTATCATCTGAGAAAAGAAGAGGTATGTCAagtagaaaaaatgaaaaatgcatagGCATACCCTTGTTACTGTAAGGGCTCTCCTTGTAAACTCCGCATACATGTCCTCCGAATGACACGTGATTTTGAACTCTCCATACATCTTGCTAGTACCAACGTTTGGCCAATACTGTTCGCACTTAGGCGTCTGAAGACAATTTACACATGTAACTTGAATATAGTTTAATCAATCAGTCATAGTTGtatgattttcaatgatgtaatggTTGGGgtatgttaatgtatttaattttacaaacatgAACCAATGCAAGACTTTAATTTGTTGGAATGTTTTCGTATTTAATTTACATCACATTGCATTGAACAATATATGTACTCAcataaagtatatttattatatttaagcaACTATGATACCGCATTTTCAACCAAGTTCGTGACCATGACAATCTTCTCGACTTTTTGTTGCCACACCATCCGCCAGAAGAGTTCGAACTCGTCTCCCAGTTGCTGTGACATTGGCCCTAAAGGACATGTATAAAACTGTAAGGTCAAACAGTTTCCACTGTAACCTGCACAATTGGTGACCGCATTTTAAGAACGAGAACGTACGAAGCAAAAATGTTTTGGCTGGCTGCTTGAATTGAATGTAAGTATTCGGTATTATTAAAATTTTTCATGAATAACAAGTTGACATATTTTCTTACCTTAAACTTTTAGTCAAGGCCTACTCTGATTTAACCCTGGGTAATCGCgtgtatattaataattttagttattttgttattatgaaAGTGTGCTAGTTTTACCTAAGGTGGCGATGTACTCTTTCCTCTTTTTGTAACCCTGAAGAAAAAGAACCAAACAAAgctataatatatacacatttgaTACGGGATTTACTCCCACTAGAGATGTTCACAACTGTACCCAAAAGTGCTACTAACGATGATAACGATGATTGTTCAATCTGACGAACTCCAATTCAGACGGAAATGGATAAACGTCCTAAACGACAGACGTAGGCTCATTAGAtacatgttaatacatttacaaacgtgccattttgttgtatgtatgtacgtAAGCAAACCCTTACATCAATGAAGCTTGCATTGATGTAGTCGGAATGTCCATCTTGAAACTTAACTCTGCTGTCATCATCTGTTGAAAAGCACAATGTTACTATGAGTTAGTTAAAACACATTCCaaacagataaataacaaaatgaacaCACATAACGTACAATTGCATACCCTTAAGTAATAGATTTGTTTTCGTTATAAATGAAGATTGTATGCAGAGgaaatgtattttgtacataCATGGATAAATTCCCTTGTATCTGTTCCTTGGCATATTTTCACTTCTTTGGGAGTGAACATACGGCTTAATGAGTCCTTGCGGAAATTTCTAGTAAATACAATTAGAGcattatataagtaaataaaagtatcaaaatgtttccgaaaaaaaaacCCTACATTCTTACAGTGGGAAATTATTGTTGGTGTGTTTGAAAGTACCTGTAGACAAATTTGCTTCAAgattaacaatttcattcatGATATATAGAAATTATGAATGCTATTAAGATtggataaaataaacattatttagaaCATGCTTCGTTTACtagatttgcaaaaaaaacattttatttctttattccgGTTTGTTGGGAACATTTGGTAGTTTATTAAATGGAGATGCTGTGTTTGACAGTCATACTTTGATATAAGTATCTATGATAATTCCTGCCTGCCATTAAAGCATATTAGTGGCATGCATGTAGTGTCAAAACACTTACCTCAAA
This genomic stretch from Mya arenaria isolate MELC-2E11 chromosome 10, ASM2691426v1 harbors:
- the LOC128205285 gene encoding receptor-type tyrosine-protein phosphatase S-like; amino-acid sequence: MVTASENEIDLEIDANHDEENTTDVYCNNSVALQNSKISVDVLVQFIDSLTEDDTRAVFEKFPQGLIKPYVHSQRSENMPRNRYKGIYPYDDSRVKFQDGHSDYINASFIDGYKKRKEYIATLGPMSQQLGDEFELFWRMVWQQKVEKIVMVTNLVENATPKCEQYWPNVGTSKMYGEFKITCHSEDMYAEFTRRALTVTRSSEERTLYHLHFTCWPDKGIPDDVTAIIEFRQRVLNTPTTYKGPTVVHCSAGVGRTGTYIALDILTREGEAEQAVDIPGCVVNMRQNRPNMIQTCEQYQYLQKAVVYSLTFNCTPIKAEHFQQYMKTTKTTDLNRQFQQLQHTVEQRSKQEANAVVRNKQHLAKNRANADIPGDENRPRLHLGLATGSSDYINAVYIHSFKEKRRFLVAQTPLPETVTDFLTLVVQENCSCIVSFEPDMDKQRNVGIYYPAENMQALQKGSFEVSSSRETRKPHYAMRNLTIRHKSATGRPSEKTLSHMQFTEWDEVKNVPRSVEHFLTFLNDVEEKGNKDGPILLHCFDGADRTGLFCVVALLLQKMAIEHEVSVLNAVRKVKAMRRLAILNLDQFIFCHESVLEYLRAFDKDVYSNFACSNV